Within the uncultured Bacteroides sp. genome, the region GATTCATGAGTGCCTTGTTGGTTATTTCCCTGCGGACAATTTAATATGCCATCGGCTAATACAGTCCATGCCTGCTCTATTGTATTGTTCTTCACTCCATATCTGGCTTTAAGATATCCTTTCAACCATTCCATTTTAGTAAACTTCTCAGGACGCCATGGCAACTCAGTCATCAGTTCAAACATCATCGGATTATTCTCAATACCTTCCATAGTCAGTCCAATGCCTTTCAAATGTGCAGCCTGCGGATTATTCTGTGTAAGATAGAAATTATCAAGCAATTGGTCCATGCGACCGTGTAATCCAACCTTTGCACCAAAATTCTCAAGCAGACAGAAAAGCCAGTCATGTTGCTTATATCCACCTTCTCTGTACCAGATCGATGGTTTCATTCCCCACATTGGGCGACATTCACTGAAAAGGTCGAGTATCAGAAGATCTCCGTTCTTCATATTCTTTATCATATCCTCGCGTGGATTTTCTGTCCATCCCTGAACCACCCACACAGCTTTAGGATTTACCTTTTTCATGGCATCCATCACAGCTTTTCCTGCAGCATCAAGATCAACTTTCTCTACGCCTTTTGCTTCGTGAAACGGATCCATTGAATAATAATTCGCCTTACCAAAAAGCGCTTCCTGTTCTTTGTAATACAAAGCTGCGATTTCTTTGAATCTGGCATCGGTAGGCTGAAGGAATGCAGGACGTAAATATCCATTCCACAACTCCGGTTCAGTCACATTCAATCCCAGTTTTTCTTTTGCGTCATGAGGTACCATTCCCGAATATCCTGGAAAAACAGGTTCAATGCCATACTCTCTCATGCGTTTCAATATCTTCTTTTGCAGAGCAGTCTGTTGTATATACCATGAATCAGGATTCGGTCCTCCCCATCCTTCAAGGTTATTCATCTCCCACCAAGCCATAAACCCCGGTCCTGAAATGAATTTATTTATTTCTTCTTTGTTATAACCCAGTTTTTTGAGCATGTTAAACCATACACATTCCTCACCTACTACAGCAAGCGGCAAATTGATGCCGTGCAATGCCATCCAGTCAATTTCCTGTTCCCAACGTTTCCAATCCAGAAAGCCATGGAGTAAGAATATGTACAATAGTTGAAATCGTAGCGTAGTTTCAGCGAAGTCTCATGGCGTTCCTTATTGATGACTCTCGGTAATTTGGCTGGTAATTTAGCCGTCATACCATTCCACGAAAGCTGCACTCCTACATAGTATTTAAGGTACCAGTTGATTCCTGTGGCCACGTTCACGTAATTATTAGCACGCACCAGCACCTGGTCGCCTTTCTGGTCAAGTTCAAAATAGTCGTTGTTGCCGCTTTTCTTTATTTCAATAGCAATTTTTTTGGAAGCACCTTTATCAATGCGCTCTAGCATTCCGGTAATCGGATTGGCAAACAGCTGACATGTGAGCCAGCCCATCATGAGTATACAGAATAATCTTTTCATAGTGTTTAACAATTTGTGGCCAAATATAAGGCTTTCTGTATTTTTTGAGGAGGAAAAACGAAAAATAAAAGTAGAAAAACAAACATAAAAGAAGAGTAGCCAGAAGATGTAGCCCTATTTACACGAGCGGAACAAACCGTAAATCTACAAAATCTACCGCCAATAAATAAAAAGCATAAACCGGAGTTTCATCAACGCAACCTTTAATTATTTTGAGGAATGGGCATAGATTTTCTAAAGAAAGGAATCTGTTTGTCAAACACTCATACCTACTATTAAAATAGAAGGATTTCTAATAGCGCAAAACTAGCAGGAAACATTTCGTTAACAAACGTAAAACTGAGATTCCTCCACAGGGCTTTTAGGTGAAATAAATTATCGATAAACATAATTTCAGCGAATTAATTTATTGACAATCAACGACGAAACACATTTTAACTCAAAATCAACCAGAAAAATCGAAATTTATCGGGTTATTTTATGTCCTACTATTTTATTTTCAGAAATAAACAATTGATAATGAGGCGCGGGCAATTTTATCTCACCCTCTTAGAAAACAAAAAAATAGCATAGTTGCCCGCGCAGATATTTTAGTATCCAAATCCACTCTCAGCTATAACGAGTAAAGAAGAGAAGAAAGCGGTTAAATAACAATCTTTGTCTTTCTGTAGTTCTCCCTGAATTCTTTCGGCGAACAGTCTTTTTTCTTTTTGAATATCCGGTTGAAATTAGAAAGGTTATTGAATCCACACTCATAGCAAATTTCAGCAACAGATTTTGTGGAGTCAACAAGAAGGCGGGTAGAATATCCAAGACGAATATCTATAATATAATCTGAGAGATTTTTACCGGTACGAAGTTTGAAGAAACGGCTGAAAGATACAGGTGTCATTCCAACCATATCAGCTAATTGCGTAAGTCTGATTTCCTCTTTATAATGTTCATTGATATAATCCTGCACTTTTTGCACGCGACGGCTATCAGAATGAACACCGATCTTGGCAAAAGAAGAGCTGGAAAGAGTACGTGCATTATCACAAAGCGATAGTTCATAAAGTATCGTCATAAACTTAATCACTGCATAAAAGCCCTCTTTCTCAGAAGCCAGCGTATCAAGCAAATGGTAGATTTTCAATATCGCAGACATTGGAAAACAAAGACCCTTCTGAGCTTGTTCAAGCATTTTCCGTATGCTGTCAAACTGATTTTTGTTAATGAAACTCTTAAAAAAAACATCAGAAGAGAACTGAATGGTGATTTCCCGAATTTGTTCCGAATGGCATTCATGCTGTTCCCAAACGTGTTCAAGGTCTTTTCCTGTAATCAGTACCAAATCATACTCACCAATCACCTCAACCGAATCGCCTACAATCCGCCTCACGCCAGAAGCATTCTCTGTAAAGTTGAGTTCATACTCCTGATGGCTATGAATAGGATAGGTAAATTCTTTTTTGTAACGTTCGGCAATATAAAAGCAATCCTTATCAGACAAAGGAGTTATTTCATGAATGATATGATTTGTGTTTGTATTCATTTTTAGCAGGTTAATATAGTATCGGTTGACAAATATATATAAACCTTTCCTAAATATAAAATATTCAAGGAAAGATTTATTTATTCAGATCTATTACGAACCTATGCTAAGTAGTACTATTCTGCAGAGCGCTTTTCTGAAAAAGCTCAGTTTTTCATTGAGCGAAAATCTGTTCCTGTCGGGTTCTGGAACACAGCCAAATCAAATTCGGAAACAACAGCAAGGACATGATCCATCACATCAGCCTGAACTTCTTCATAAACAGCTACTTCTTTTGAAAAAGTAAAGAAATAAAGTTCCAGGGGAATTCCTTTTTCAGTAGGTTGCAAGTATCTTACCATAAGAGTCATATCCTTATTTACAGAGGAAAGACTTCTTAAGTAACGTTCAAGATAGGCACGAAACACCCCCAGGTTAGTTTGCCGGCGACCGTTCACAAGGACAGAATCGCCCACTCCACATTCCTGATTATAAGCTTTTAGTTCTTCTTCTGTCTCTTCAATATAATCTTTCAGTAAAGCAATCTTTTGGAACTTTTCCAGCATCTCAGGTGTGCAGAACTTCACACTGTTCATATCTATATTAATGGAGCGCTTTACACGACGTCCACCGGATTCATGCATCCCTCTCCAGTTCTGAAAAGAGTCACTGACCAATGCATAAGGTGGCAGTGTAGTAATCGTATTATCCCAGTTACGTACCTTCACCGTATTTAACGTAACCTCTATCACAATACCGTCTGCATTGTATTTGGGCATGGTAATCCAGTCGCCGGGGCGAAGCATATTGTTCGCTGATAATTGGATGCCGGAAACAAACCCCATGATACTGTCTTTGAACACAAAGATCAGGATAGCAGCAGAAGCACCAAGTCCGGCTAAGAGCGATGCAGGAGATTTATCAAACAACAAACTGACAATAAGTATACCACCTATGAAAAAGACGATAACCTGCACGGTTTGCAATAATCCTTTTAATGGCCGGTCATGGTATTTCTCATTTTCGTTATAAACAATATATACCGCAGTACAAAAGGTTACGACAAAGCGCATTGCCACCGCAATAATATAAATCTCGGTTGTTTTGAGTATTAATGTATAAAGTTCCGAACTTTTTGGAAAGGCTATTGGAAAGAAAAAGTAAATTAACACAGGAGCCACAATGTGACAAAGCTTAGTCATCACCTTTTCATCAAAAATGATATCATCCCATGTTGCTTTTGTTTTGGTAACAATCTTTTTGACCACTTTCAGCAATATCAGTCTGCAAACATAATCGGCAAGAAAAGCGATGCCAATAATCATGCCAATAAGAATCCATTGGTCGAAACGATTCGCCTCCTCAGGAGTAAGTCCGAGAAGGCGAAGAAGATTATTCATCCATTGTGTAATCTCATTTCCCATATTCATCAGATTCGTTCTGCAATAGGAACATATTCCTGCACTTCAAGCACGTTCTTGTAAGCTGGACGAATGATCCGTTTTCCTTCGAAATTAAGTTCTTCAATACGATGGGCCGACCATCCTACGATACGTGACATTGCAAACAAAGGAGTAAAGATTTCCTGAGGAAGCCCAATCATTTCATATACAAAGCCCGAATAGAAATCCACATTACTACATACTTTTTTGCCTCCTTCGCCCTTGAATTTATTGAAACATGCAATAGAGCGTTCTTCCAGCAATTCAAGGAAATTAAATTCTTTTTCACGGTCCTTTTCTTTTGCCAGATCACGAGCCATTTCTTTCAGCAACACAGCACGTGGATCAGAGATGGTGTAAACCGCATGTCCGATACCGTAAATAAGTCCGGTTTTATTATATGCTTCCTTATTCAATATCCGGTTCAGGTATGTATCTATCTCTTTAATATTTGTCCAGTCCTCAATCTGTTCTTTGAGGTGATTGAACATATCCACCACCTGAATATTCGCACCACCATGCAAAGGACCTTTCAATGAACCAATACCTGCAGCAATAGAAGAGTAGGTATCTGTTCCGGTTGAAGAAGTTACCCTCACGGTAAAGGTAGAGTTGTTACCACCACCGTGCTCTGCATGTAAGATAAGCAGCAAATCGAGCGTACGAGCCTCGAGGTCAGTATACTCTTTCTTCAGCATATAAAGGAAATTCTCTGCAATGGAAAGATCCTCTTTAGGATGACGTATGTGCAATGAAAGTCCAAAAGTTGCATGTCTGAGTATATTATATGCATAAGCAATAATCGTAGGGAACTTCGAGATCAGTTCAATGCTTTGGCGCATCAGGTTATCACGGGAAGTATCATCCGGATTAACATCATAGGTGTACATTTCGAGTACGCTACGAGCCAGAATATTCATAATATTATTCCCTTCCAGATCAAGAATATTCATTTTCACCTTCTGTTCCAGAGGCATATTTTCGTTGATCAATTCTCTGAAAGAAGCTAACTCCTCTCTATCCGGAAGATTACCTGAGAGCAAAAGATAAGCAACTTCCTCAAATCCAAAGCGGTGTTCTTTAATAACAGCATGCGAAATATCATCCAGATCCAGTCCGCGGTAAAACAGTTTTCCTGGAATGGGTTGCAATCCACCACCGGGAATGCGCTCGTAACCTACTACATTTCCAATTTTAGTAAGACCTACAAGAACCCCCGTTCCATCTTCATTGCGTAAACCACGTTTTACGCCATACAGCGTAAACAATTCATTATCTATTTTTGCCGTACTCTTAACTGACTCCGATAATTTGTATATGATATATTCCTTTTTCATAACATACATTTTTAATTATTAATGATAGAAACAATTAAATCACGGAACTCTGTTGTGGATAAAGAAAAACCATTCGGCATAAAACGAGCCAGGTCGTTCGTTGCTTTACCGCTTTCAAAAGCGTGTTCCATTGCTGATGTAATCAAATCAGCAGCTTCAATCCAGCCAAAATATTCGAGCATCATTACCGCTGAAAGCAATAAAGATGATGGATTTACTATATTTTTTCCTGCAATATTCGGAGCCGTTCCATGAGTGGCCTCAAAAATAGCATGTCCAGAGTCATAGTTTATATTTGCACCCGGTGCAATACCAATTCCTCCTACCATTGCAGCCAACTGATCAGAAATATAGTCACCATTCAGATTCAGCGTGGCAATTACAGAATATTCCTCCGGAATCAGCAAGGTATTTTGCAAGAAAGCATCAGCAATTACATCTTTAATAACAATTTTGCCTTCACGCAGTTCATTTGCAAACTCACGCTCAGCCAGTTCGTATCCCCACTTTTTGAATCCACCTTCAGTGAACTTCATAATATTTCCTTTGTGAACAATTGTCACGCTTGGCAGACCGTTTGTTAAAGCATACTGAATAGCGGCACGAATCAAACGCTCTGTACCTTCTTTAGATACAGGTTTCACACCGAAAGAGGAAGTTTCAGGGAAACGGACTTTCGTCACTCCCATTTCATCACGAAGAAAACGATAAAACTTTTCAGCTTCAGGAGTACCTTGTTCCCATTCTATTCCGGCATAAATATCTTCGGTGTTCTCACGGAAAATATGCATATTCACTTTCTGAGGTTCTTTTACCGGAGAAACAACTCCACGGAACCAACGCACCGGACGTAAACAGACATATAAATCAAGTCCTTGCCTAAGGGCCACATTCAAAGAACGGATACCTCCGCCAATAGGAGTTGTCAAAGGACCTTTGATTCCTACCAGATAATCTTTAAACGCCTGCATCGTTCCATCGGGCAACCATGAACCGGTAGCATTGAATGCTTTTTCTCCGGCCAGAATTTCCATCCACTCAATTTCTTTCTTTCCCTGATAAGCCACTTTCACAGCAGCATTAACAATAGCCTGAGCGGCAGGAGTAATTTCAGCTCCTACTCCGTCTCCCATAATAAAGGGAACTGTTACACAATCGGGTATAACAAGGCGACCATTTTCTTTCGTTATTTTCATACCTATTTACCTATTTCACCTATTAAATTATTTACTATTCAAAGCAGATCCAGCACGGAACCATTCTATTTGTTGCTCATTATAGGTGTGTAATACCTCAAAACTTTCCTGAGTACCATCTTCGTGCTGCACAATTGCCATTAATGATTTTCCCGGAGTAAAAGATCCAATGCCAACAATTGTAATTTTATCGTGTTCCTGAATCCTGTCATAATCTGCTTTATTTGCAAAAGTTACAGCAAGCATACCTTGTTTTTTCAAGTTAGTTTCATGAATACGGGCAAAACTCTTTGCAAGAATCACACGTACGTTTAAAAAACGCGGTTCCATAGCTGCATGTTCACGAGAAGAGCCTTCTCCGTAATTTTCTTCTGCTACTACTATAGAGGCTATATTTAATGACTTATATTGTTTTGCCACTGCAGAAACAGCATCATACTCTCCTGTTTCACGGTTATAAACAGAATTTGTTTTGCCGTTGAAAGCATTCACCGCTCCCATCAGCATATTATCCGAAATATTTTCCAGATGTCCGCGGAAGCGAAGCCATGGGCCAGCCATTGAAATATGATCGGTGGTACATTTACCCTGAGCTTTGATCAGCAAAGGCATATTCAGCAATTCGTTTCCATCCCAGGCTGAGAAAGGCTGAAGTACCTGCAAACGTTTAGATTCAGGATTGATTTTTATTTCAGCAGCATCACCAGATGGAGCCACATACCCATCATCCCCCTTAGCAAAACCTTCTGCCGGAAGATTGCATCCTTTGGGTTCTTCCAGTTTCACTTGTTTCCCATCAGCATTTGTCAATGTATCCTTTAGCGGATTAAAACAAAGATCTCCGGCAATAGTCAATGCTACAGTCAGTTCCGGAGAAGCGACAAATGCATGAGTATTAGGATTACCATCAGCACGTTTGGCAAAATTACGATTAAAGGAAGTTACAATCGCATTCTTGCGGGTAGGATCATCAGTGATTCTTTTCCATTGTCCGATGCAAGGACCACAGGCATTTGCCATTATTGTTCCGCCCACAGCTTCAAAAGTTTCAATCATTCCGTCACGACGTGCAGTCTGAAATACTCTTTCCGATCCCGGATTCACTATCAACGGAGCAGAAACCTTCAGATTCTTATCTATCGCCTGACGGGCAACAGAAGCTGCACGACTAATATCCTGATAGGAAGAGTTTGTACAGGAGCCTATCAACCCTATTTCCATTTTTCGTGGATAATCGTTTGCTATTACTTTTGCTGCAAACTCAGAGATTGGTGTAGCTGCATCCGGAGTAAAAGGACCGTTTATATAAGGTTCCAAAACAGATAAATCTATTTCAATAATCCGGTCATAATATTTTTCAGGGTTTTCAAGCACTTCCGGGTCTGCCTGCAAATCAGCAGAGATACCATCTGCCATATCAGCTACTTCAGCACGTTCAGTAGCACGAAGATAGTCGGACATCTGTTTATCATAAGCAAACAGAGAAGTGGTTGCACCTACTTCCGCTCCCATATTGCAGATTGTTGCTTTTCCTGTTGCAGAAAGAGAAGCTGCTCCTTCTCCAAAATATTCTATAATGGCATTTGTTCCACCCTTTACAGTCAGAATCCCAGCCAGTTTCAATATCACATCTTTCGGCGAAGCCCATCCATTGAGTTTGCCTGCCAACTTCACGCCAATCAATTTTGGCATTTTAAGTTCCCATTCCATTCCTGTCATCACATCAACCGCATCAGCACCGCCAACTCCAATAGCAATCATTCCCAATCCTCCGGCATTAGGAGTATGAGAATCGGTGCCCACCATCATCCCACCAGGGAAAGCATAGTTCTCCAATACAACCTGATGAATAATTCCTGCACCCGGTTTCCAAAAACCAATTCCATATTTAGAAGAAACATCGTGAAGAAAATCGTAAACCTCTTTATTTATATCGGTTGCTGTCGCAATATCAACATCTGCACCTTTATATGCCTGAATCAAGTGATCACAATGCACAGTTGCCGGTACTGCCGACTTGGATTTACCTGCATTCATAAATTGCAGCAAAGCCATCTGGGCAGTAGCATCCTGCATCGCCACACGATCGGGACGGAAGTTTACATAATCTTCGCCACGTTTATAAGTTGTTATTTGATTTGCATCATACAAATGAGCATATAGAATTTTTTCAGCTAAAGTCATAGCACGCCCCACTTTATTACGTGAGAAAGCAATCCGTTCCACAAAAGAGTCATAAAAACTCTTTAGCATTTCAATATCATGTACCATAAAGAATATTATTATATGTTACCAAATTAACCATTAAAACTTCCTTTTTGTTTTAAAAATTGCATATTATTTCAATTTTGTTCACGAAAAGACCTATTTTATGTAACAATCGCAAAGTTAAATATTATTTTCAAGAAAACAATTCAATATTACATTATTGCCATTGCAAATTATAAGAATTAACTTTGCCGGAATATTAATGAAAGAAATATGAATAACGATAAGAACTACAAAGGACATTTGGCCATGTTGGCAGCAAGTATAATCTGGGGATTAAATTCTCCAATAGGAAAGGCTGCATTGAATTTCGGCATTCCTCCTCTTGCACTTACTACTTTTCGTTTTTTTGGAGCAGCAATTGCTTTTTGGGTTGTATCTCTTTTCACAAAAAAAGAACATGTAAAACACGAAGACCTGCTAATGCTCTTCTTTGCAGCTCTTTTTGGCATTGTTTTAAACCAAGGAACTTTTATTTTTGGTCTTTCACTAACATCTCCTATCGATGCTTCCATAGTAACAACTATGGCACCGATAATAACAATGATTGTTGCCGCCATTGTACTTAAAGAACCGGTTACCGGCAAAAAAGTTCTCGGAGTTTTCGTTGGAGCCATTGGAGCCCTGATACTAATATTAACAAGTCAAAGTGCCGTTGGCAGTAAATCAGGTAGCATATTAGGTGATATGCTTTGCCTCACTGCTCAGTTAAGTTTTGCCATTTATCTCACAGTATTTAAAGACTTAATTCAGAGATATTCTTCTGTTACAATAATGAAGTGGATGTTCGTATACGCTTCAATGTGCTTTATTCCATTTTCGTACAGTGACATAGCTTCAATTAATTTTTCTACAGTACCTTTAAAAGTATATGCAGAAATTTTCTTTGTGGTTTTAGCTGCCACTTTCCTTGCCTACTTATTTGTTATGACCGGACAAAAAGTGCTTCGCCCTACAATTGTTAGTATGTACAATTATGTGCAACCAATAGTTGCATCATTTGTTGCAGTGAGTGTAGGAATGGACACCTTCGGATGGCCAAAAGCTGCTGCAATCATTTTGGTTTTTGTAGGAGTCTTTATTGTTACACAAAGTAAATCGAAAGCACAACTGGATGCTGAAATACAATATCAGGAAATTGATAAACCACAAGAAAAGATTAAAGAAGAGGATTATTAAATAAATGATTAGAAAACTATGGAACCATTTGCAGCTTTAGATTTTGAAACAGCCAACGGACAACGCACCAGTGTGTGCAGTGTTGGAGTTATCATTGTAAATAACGGAGAAATTACCGACCGATTTCATAGTTTCATTCGTCCGCGTCCCAATTTTTATACACATTGGACAACACAAGTTCATGGAATGGTATTCGAAGACACAAAAGAATCACCCGACTTTCCTGATGTATGGTCACAAATAGCTCCTAAAATTGAAGGATTACCTTTGGTTGCTCATAATAGTCCCTTCGACGAGGGATGTTTAAAAGCCGTTTTCAATCTGTATGGTCTTTCCTATCCCGACTATCAATTCTACTGTACTTGCCGACTATCCCGCAAAATGCATAAAGGATTGGTGAACCATCAGCTACACACTGTGTCTGAACATTGCGGATATGATTTAAAACAGCATCACCATGCATTGGCCGATGCCGAAGCCTGCGCAGCAATAGCTTTAAATATGTTCCAGAAAACTCAAACTGATAGTTTTGAGGAGCTCTCTGCATTTGTGAAGCAGAATTTCTGATGTAAATTTGATCTAAGACTAAAAAAAGCCCAAACTTTCACAAGTTCGAACTTTTTATTATGCAAAGGATTTATATCTTAAAACATGAGTTTTTAATATCATTAAAAAAAGATTATTTATACACGCCCAATGCCTGTAAATATCTGGCCATTTTTATCTGATAGTTGCACTTGGCATCAGTAAGATTATCATTTGTATTGTGATACATTGTCTGAGCTTCAAGAAGATCCGATATGCTAATAGTACGTGCATGGTAATTATCCTTTGTCATCTTTAGATTTTCGCAGGCCTCGTCAACCGATCTCCCGGCAACTTTTATTTGAAAAAAAGTTTCTTTCAACTCATTCTCAGCTTGTGTTATCTGTAACCTTAGCAACTCAGTATTATCTTCAAAGTCAACTCTGGCTTTTTCTACTTTCATGCGTTGCTGTTTTATTTTGTGTGATCCCCCCCACCAATTGCTGATAGGTATACTAAGAGTTAAATAAGCCATCGCATTCGGGGTTGTTTTTCCCATCATATCAGTGACCGAACCTGAAGCCGAAAGAGCTAATTGCGGAAGAC harbors:
- a CDS encoding DMT family transporter, with protein sequence MNNDKNYKGHLAMLAASIIWGLNSPIGKAALNFGIPPLALTTFRFFGAAIAFWVVSLFTKKEHVKHEDLLMLFFAALFGIVLNQGTFIFGLSLTSPIDASIVTTMAPIITMIVAAIVLKEPVTGKKVLGVFVGAIGALILILTSQSAVGSKSGSILGDMLCLTAQLSFAIYLTVFKDLIQRYSSVTIMKWMFVYASMCFIPFSYSDIASINFSTVPLKVYAEIFFVVLAATFLAYLFVMTGQKVLRPTIVSMYNYVQPIVASFVAVSVGMDTFGWPKAAAIILVFVGVFIVTQSKSKAQLDAEIQYQEIDKPQEKIKEEDY
- a CDS encoding AraC family transcriptional regulator, which codes for MNTNTNHIIHEITPLSDKDCFYIAERYKKEFTYPIHSHQEYELNFTENASGVRRIVGDSVEVIGEYDLVLITGKDLEHVWEQHECHSEQIREITIQFSSDVFFKSFINKNQFDSIRKMLEQAQKGLCFPMSAILKIYHLLDTLASEKEGFYAVIKFMTILYELSLCDNARTLSSSSFAKIGVHSDSRRVQKVQDYINEHYKEEIRLTQLADMVGMTPVSFSRFFKLRTGKNLSDYIIDIRLGYSTRLLVDSTKSVAEICYECGFNNLSNFNRIFKKKKDCSPKEFRENYRKTKIVI
- a CDS encoding citrate/2-methylcitrate synthase — protein: MKKEYIIYKLSESVKSTAKIDNELFTLYGVKRGLRNEDGTGVLVGLTKIGNVVGYERIPGGGLQPIPGKLFYRGLDLDDISHAVIKEHRFGFEEVAYLLLSGNLPDREELASFRELINENMPLEQKVKMNILDLEGNNIMNILARSVLEMYTYDVNPDDTSRDNLMRQSIELISKFPTIIAYAYNILRHATFGLSLHIRHPKEDLSIAENFLYMLKKEYTDLEARTLDLLLILHAEHGGGNNSTFTVRVTSSTGTDTYSSIAAGIGSLKGPLHGGANIQVVDMFNHLKEQIEDWTNIKEIDTYLNRILNKEAYNKTGLIYGIGHAVYTISDPRAVLLKEMARDLAKEKDREKEFNFLELLEERSIACFNKFKGEGGKKVCSNVDFYSGFVYEMIGLPQEIFTPLFAMSRIVGWSAHRIEELNFEGKRIIRPAYKNVLEVQEYVPIAERI
- a CDS encoding 3'-5' exonuclease, producing the protein MEPFAALDFETANGQRTSVCSVGVIIVNNGEITDRFHSFIRPRPNFYTHWTTQVHGMVFEDTKESPDFPDVWSQIAPKIEGLPLVAHNSPFDEGCLKAVFNLYGLSYPDYQFYCTCRLSRKMHKGLVNHQLHTVSEHCGYDLKQHHHALADAEACAAIALNMFQKTQTDSFEELSAFVKQNF
- a CDS encoding aconitate hydratase encodes the protein MVHDIEMLKSFYDSFVERIAFSRNKVGRAMTLAEKILYAHLYDANQITTYKRGEDYVNFRPDRVAMQDATAQMALLQFMNAGKSKSAVPATVHCDHLIQAYKGADVDIATATDINKEVYDFLHDVSSKYGIGFWKPGAGIIHQVVLENYAFPGGMMVGTDSHTPNAGGLGMIAIGVGGADAVDVMTGMEWELKMPKLIGVKLAGKLNGWASPKDVILKLAGILTVKGGTNAIIEYFGEGAASLSATGKATICNMGAEVGATTSLFAYDKQMSDYLRATERAEVADMADGISADLQADPEVLENPEKYYDRIIEIDLSVLEPYINGPFTPDAATPISEFAAKVIANDYPRKMEIGLIGSCTNSSYQDISRAASVARQAIDKNLKVSAPLIVNPGSERVFQTARRDGMIETFEAVGGTIMANACGPCIGQWKRITDDPTRKNAIVTSFNRNFAKRADGNPNTHAFVASPELTVALTIAGDLCFNPLKDTLTNADGKQVKLEEPKGCNLPAEGFAKGDDGYVAPSGDAAEIKINPESKRLQVLQPFSAWDGNELLNMPLLIKAQGKCTTDHISMAGPWLRFRGHLENISDNMLMGAVNAFNGKTNSVYNRETGEYDAVSAVAKQYKSLNIASIVVAEENYGEGSSREHAAMEPRFLNVRVILAKSFARIHETNLKKQGMLAVTFANKADYDRIQEHDKITIVGIGSFTPGKSLMAIVQHEDGTQESFEVLHTYNEQQIEWFRAGSALNSK
- the icd gene encoding NADP-dependent isocitrate dehydrogenase — protein: MKITKENGRLVIPDCVTVPFIMGDGVGAEITPAAQAIVNAAVKVAYQGKKEIEWMEILAGEKAFNATGSWLPDGTMQAFKDYLVGIKGPLTTPIGGGIRSLNVALRQGLDLYVCLRPVRWFRGVVSPVKEPQKVNMHIFRENTEDIYAGIEWEQGTPEAEKFYRFLRDEMGVTKVRFPETSSFGVKPVSKEGTERLIRAAIQYALTNGLPSVTIVHKGNIMKFTEGGFKKWGYELAEREFANELREGKIVIKDVIADAFLQNTLLIPEEYSVIATLNLNGDYISDQLAAMVGGIGIAPGANINYDSGHAIFEATHGTAPNIAGKNIVNPSSLLLSAVMMLEYFGWIEAADLITSAMEHAFESGKATNDLARFMPNGFSLSTTEFRDLIVSIINN
- a CDS encoding mechanosensitive ion channel domain-containing protein codes for the protein MNNLLRLLGLTPEEANRFDQWILIGMIIGIAFLADYVCRLILLKVVKKIVTKTKATWDDIIFDEKVMTKLCHIVAPVLIYFFFPIAFPKSSELYTLILKTTEIYIIAVAMRFVVTFCTAVYIVYNENEKYHDRPLKGLLQTVQVIVFFIGGILIVSLLFDKSPASLLAGLGASAAILIFVFKDSIMGFVSGIQLSANNMLRPGDWITMPKYNADGIVIEVTLNTVKVRNWDNTITTLPPYALVSDSFQNWRGMHESGGRRVKRSINIDMNSVKFCTPEMLEKFQKIALLKDYIEETEEELKAYNQECGVGDSVLVNGRRQTNLGVFRAYLERYLRSLSSVNKDMTLMVRYLQPTEKGIPLELYFFTFSKEVAVYEEVQADVMDHVLAVVSEFDLAVFQNPTGTDFRSMKN